The Arachis duranensis cultivar V14167 chromosome 2, aradu.V14167.gnm2.J7QH, whole genome shotgun sequence genome has a window encoding:
- the LOC107476249 gene encoding probable 2-oxoglutarate-dependent dioxygenase SLC1, with the protein MLVAHMSPAMVMKSEESYDDNDEREVYHHQYQKGVKQLVENGRIHTLPQRYILPASDRPIITTSEEQDDDSNFVGNPKIELPIIDFSELIGPNRPQALQSLAHACQHYGFFQLVNHGISEEVIRKMKDVMGRFFNQAYEERAKHMTSDMKAAVRYGTSFSQNKDSVFCWRDFLKLLCHPLSHYLPHWPQSPMDLREVAATYAEETNNLFLKLMEAILESLGIKEEEEDEDEDDNNNNIMKKLEEGGSQMMVANLYPPCPEPDLTLGMPPHSDYGLLTLLLQDEEVEGLQIQFQGKWLTVKPISNAFVVNVGDHLEIFSNGIYKSVLHRVLVNARKSRTSVASLHSLPFNCTVKPSLKLINDANPKRYKDTDFHTFLAYVSSREPKGKDFLHSRKLTSFTSH; encoded by the exons ATGCTAGTAGCACATATGTCCCCTGCAATGGTGATGAAAAGTGAAGAGAGttatgatgataatgatgagagagaagttTATCATCATCAATATCAAAAGGGAGTGAAGCAGCTTGTTGAGAATGGAAGAATCCACACACTGCCTCAAAGGTACATACTTCCAGCTTCTGACAGACCAATCATCACTACGAGTGAAGAACAAGATGATGATTCAAATTTTGTTGGAAATCCAAAAATTGAGTTGCCAATCATTGATTTTTCCGAATTGATTGGTCCAAATAGGCCTCAAGCTCTTCAATCATTAGCTCATGCTTGTCAACATTACGGATTTTTTCAG TTGGTGAATCATGGGATCTCAGAGGAAGTTATAAGGAAGATGAAGGATGTGATGGGAAGATTCTTCAACCAAGCATATGAGGAAAGAGCAAAGCATATGACAAGTGACATGAAAGCTGCTGTTAGGTATGGAACAAGCTTCAGCCAAAACAAAGACTCTGTCTTTTGTTGGAGAGATTTCTTGAAGCTTCTTTGCCATCCTTTGTCTCATTACCTTCCTCATTGGCCTCAATCCCCCATGGACCTTAG GGAAGTGGCGGCTACCTACGCAGAAGAAACCAATAACTTGTTTTTAAAGTTAATGGAAGCAATTTTGGAGAGTTTAGggatcaaagaagaagaagaagatgaagatgaagatgataataataataatattatgaagAAGTTGGAAGAAGGGGGGAGCCAAATGATGGTGGCAAATTTGTACCCTCCATGTCCTGAGCCAGATTTGACACTTGGAATGCCACCTCATTCAGATTATGGGCTTCTAACATTGCTACTTCAAGATGAAGAGGTTGAGGGTTTGCAAATTCAATTTCAAGGAAAGTGGCTCACTGTTAAACCCATTTCCAATGCCTTTGTTGTCAATGTTGGTGACCACTTAGAG ATATTTAGCAATGGGATATACAAGAGCGTGTTACATAGGGTATTGGTGAATGCAAGAAAGAGTAGAACTTCAGTGGCATCATTGCATAGCCTTCCATTCAATTGCACTGTGAAACCGTCGCTAAAACTCATTAATGACGCTAATCCAAAGCGTTACAAAGACACTGATTTTCATACATTTCTTGCTTATGTTTCCTCACGAGAGCCCAAGGGAAAGGATTTCCTTCACTCTAGGAAATTGACTTCCTTCACTTCTCATTAA
- the LOC107476248 gene encoding carotene epsilon-monooxygenase, chloroplastic translates to MPCSSSSLLSLSSFSLFPSHTKLNPPKPSLPQRFSVKSSIDKNTTNTKTSSWVSPDWLTSLSRSLTNGKDDDSGIPIASAKLDDVSDLLGGALFLPLFKWMKENGPIYRLAAGPRNFVVVSDPAIAKHVLKNYGKYAKGLVAEVSEFLFGSGFAIAEGPLWTARRRAVVPSLHKRYLSIIVDRVFCRCAERLVEKLQPDALNGTAVNMEDKFSQLTLDVIGLSVFNYNFDSLNSDSPVIEAVYTALKEAEARSTDLLPYWKINFLCKIIPRQIKAEKAVSIIRTTVEDLIKKCKEIVEAEGERIDDEEYVNDTDPSILRFLLASREEVSSVQLRDDLLSLLVAGHETTGSVLTWTLYLLSKDSSALAKAQEEVDRVLQGRRPAYEDIKDLKFLTRCIIESLRLYPHPPVLIRRAQVPDELPGSYKVNAGQDIMISVYNIHHSSEVWDRAEEFLPERFDMDGPVPNETNTDFRFIPFSGGPRKCVGDQFALLEAIVALTIFLQNMNFELVPDQNISMTTGATIHTTNGLYMKLSKR, encoded by the exons ATgccttgttcttcttcttccttactttctctctcatctttctctctcttcccttCTCACACAAAACTCAACCCACCAAAACCATCACTCCCTCAGCGCTTCTCAGTCAAATCCTCCATTGACAAGAACACCACCAACACCAAAACAAGTTCATGGGTGAGTCCAGATTGGCTCACATCACTCTCAAGGTCCCTCACGAATGGAAAAGATGATGATTCTGGAATCCCCATAGCAAGTGCAAAGCTTGATGATGTTTCTGACCTTCTTGGTGGTGCATTATTCTTGCCTCTCTTCAAGTGGATGAAAGAGAATGGACCCATTTACCGTTTGGCTGCTGGGCCTAGGAACTTTGTTGTTGTTAGTGACCCTGCCATTGCCAAGCATGTGCTCAAGAACTATGGCAAATATGCTAAGGGTCTTGTTGCTGAGGTTTCTGAGTTTCTCTTTGGTTCTGGTTTTGCCATAGCTGAAGGCCCTCTCTGGACA GCCAGGCGCAGGGCTGTGGTTCCTTCTCTTCACAAGCGATACTTGTCGATTATAGTCGATAGGGTATTTTGTAGATGTGCTGAGAGATTAGTGGAGAAGCTACAACCTGATGCACTCAATGGAACTGCAGTTAACATGGAGGACAAGTTTTCGCAGTTGACTCTTGATGTTATCGGTTTATCTGTATTCAACTACAATTTCGATTCGCTGAATTCCGATAGTCCTGTTATCGAAGCTGTTTACACTGCATTGAAAGAGGCAGAGGCTCGGTCCACTGATCTTTTGCCATATTGGAAG ATTAACTTTCTTTGCAAGATTATCCCCAGACAAATAAAGGCTGAAAAGGCCGTTAGTATTATCAGGACGACAGTCGAAGATCTTATTAAAAAGTGTAAAGAAATCGTAGAAGCTGAGGGAGAAAGAATTGATGATGAAGAATATGTGAATGACACCGATCCTAGTATTCTCCGGTTCTTGCTTGCCAGCAGAGAAGAG GTTTCGAGTGTGCAATTACGGGATGATCTTTTGTCACTATTAGTTGCTGGCCATGAGACCACTGGTTCAGTGTTAACCTGGACCCTTTATCTTCTAAGTAAG GATTCTTCTGCATTGGCAAAAGCACAAGAAGAGGTAGACAGAGTTTTACAGGGAAGACGTCCCGCCTATGAAGATATTAAAGATCTTAAGTTCTTGACACGCTGCATCATCGAGTCACTCCGTCTCTATCCACATCCTCCA GTGTTGATAAGAAGAGCTCAAGTTCCTGATGAACTTCCTGGTTCTTACAAAGTCAATGCTGGTCAAGATATTATGATTTCTGTATACAATATACATCATTCTTCTGAG GTTTGGGACAGGGCTGAAGAGTTTTTGCCAGAACGATTCGACATGGATGGGCCGGTGCCGAATGAGACGAACACGGATTTCAG ATTCATTCCATTCAGCGGAGGCCCTCGCAAATGCGTCGGCGACCAGTTCGCATTATTGGAAGCCATAGTTGCCCTTACAATCTTTCTACAGAACATGAACTTTGAGCTGGTTCCTGATCAGAATATCAGTATGACCACAGGAGCAACAATACATACAACAAAT GGTTTGTACATGAAACTGAGCAAACGGTAG
- the LOC107476387 gene encoding short-chain dehydrogenase reductase 3b-like, which translates to MNFRLDGKVAIVTGGASGIGAETARVFVENGAFVVIADVNDELGHQVASFIGVDKVSYRHCDVRDEKQVEKTVTFAVNKYGSLDIMFSNAGVAGALSSILDLDLKDFDNTLAVHLHGAAACIKHAARVMVETKTRGSIICTASVAAMVSSNAASHGYTTAKHGLVGLVRSACGELGAHGIRVNSISPYVVATPLACRELGMEASELESAGAVGANLKGIVLKPIHVAQTALFLASHQSAYISGHNLVVDGGFLARR; encoded by the coding sequence ATGAATTTCAGGTTGGACGGCAAGGTTGCAATTGTGACCGGAGGAGCAAGTGGAATAGGAGCAGAAACAGCGAGGGTATTTGTGGAAAACGGTGCATTTGTAGTTATAGCAGATGTTAACGATGAACTGGGACATCAAGTAGCAAGTTTCATTGGCGTAGACAAGGTTAGTTACCGTCACTGCGACGTTAGAGACGAGAAACAAGTTGAAAAAACCGTTACTTTTGCCGTTAACAAATACGGAAGCTTGGACATCATGTTTAGCAACGCTGGAGTTGCTGGCGCTCTTTCCAGCATTCTTGATTTGGATTTGAAGGACTTTGACAACACACTAGCCGTGCATCTTCATGGAGCGGCCGCATGCATTAAACACGCGGCACGTGTCATGGTCGAAACAAAGACACGTGGCTCCATAATTTGCACGGCTAGCGTGGCTGCTATGGTTAGTAGCAATGCGGCTAGTCATGGATATACCACAGCCAAACATGGTCTTGTGGGTCTTGTGCGTTCGGCATGTGGTGAGCTTGGAGCTCATGGAATTAGGGTTAATTCGATTTCGCCTTATGTTGTGGCCACGCCTTTGGCGTGTAGAGAGCTTGGTATGGAGGCAAGTGAACTTGAAAGTGCTGGTGCTGTTGGTGCCAATTTGAAGGGGATTGTGTTGAAGCCAATTCATGTTGCTCAAACAGCTTTGTTTCTTGCTTCTCATCAATCTGCTTATATTAGTGGCCATAACTTAGTTGTTGATGGCGGTTTCTTAGCCCGCCGGTAA